A portion of the Phyllopteryx taeniolatus isolate TA_2022b chromosome 15, UOR_Ptae_1.2, whole genome shotgun sequence genome contains these proteins:
- the denr gene encoding density-regulated protein isoform X1 codes for MATSEMDSSEHDTVDPDSKYPLKVLYCGVCSLPSEYCEYMPEPAKCRQWLEKNFPDVFARMTLGPAAKAPKKDPDAGDAPPGVEEEEKKKQKRGGRGQIKQKKKTVPQKVTIAKIPRAKKKYVTRVCGLATFDIELKEAQRFFAQKFSCGASVTAEDEIIIQGDFTDDIIDVIQEKWPEVDDDSIDDLGEVKK; via the exons ATGGCTACTAGTGAGATGGACTCTTCAGAACATGATACGGTCGACCCTGATTCAAAGTACCCATTGAAAGTTCTTTACTGTggag TGTGCTCTCTGCCTTCAGAG TACTGCGAGTACATGCCCGAGCCGGCCAAATGTCGGCAGTGGCTGGAGAAGAACTTCCCGGATGTTTTTGCCCGGATGACTCTCGG CCCCGCAGCCAAAGCCCCCAAAAAGGACCCCGATGCTGGAGACGCTCCCCCTGGTgtcgaggaggaggagaagaagaagcagaagagag GCGGGCGGGGTCAGAttaaacagaagaagaagactgtGCCTCAGAAGGTGACGATAGCCAAAATCCCACGAGCCAAGAAGAAATATGTGACGCGGGTGTGTGGCCTTGCAACATTTG ACATCGAGCTGAAAGAGGCTCAGCGGTTCTTTGCTCAGAAGTTTTCCTGTGGCGCCTCTGTCACGGCAGAGGACGAGATCATCATTCAGGGAGATTTCACCGACGACATCATCGACGTCATTCAAGAGAAGTGGCCCGAG GTGGATGACGACAGCATCGATGATCTGGGCGAGGTGAAGAAGTGA
- the denr gene encoding density-regulated protein isoform X2, protein MATSEMDSSEHDTVDPDSKYPLKVLYCGVCSLPSEYCEYMPEPAKCRQWLEKNFPDVFARMTLAKAPKKDPDAGDAPPGVEEEEKKKQKRGGRGQIKQKKKTVPQKVTIAKIPRAKKKYVTRVCGLATFDIELKEAQRFFAQKFSCGASVTAEDEIIIQGDFTDDIIDVIQEKWPEVDDDSIDDLGEVKK, encoded by the exons ATGGCTACTAGTGAGATGGACTCTTCAGAACATGATACGGTCGACCCTGATTCAAAGTACCCATTGAAAGTTCTTTACTGTggag TGTGCTCTCTGCCTTCAGAG TACTGCGAGTACATGCCCGAGCCGGCCAAATGTCGGCAGTGGCTGGAGAAGAACTTCCCGGATGTTTTTGCCCGGATGACTCTCG CCAAAGCCCCCAAAAAGGACCCCGATGCTGGAGACGCTCCCCCTGGTgtcgaggaggaggagaagaagaagcagaagagag GCGGGCGGGGTCAGAttaaacagaagaagaagactgtGCCTCAGAAGGTGACGATAGCCAAAATCCCACGAGCCAAGAAGAAATATGTGACGCGGGTGTGTGGCCTTGCAACATTTG ACATCGAGCTGAAAGAGGCTCAGCGGTTCTTTGCTCAGAAGTTTTCCTGTGGCGCCTCTGTCACGGCAGAGGACGAGATCATCATTCAGGGAGATTTCACCGACGACATCATCGACGTCATTCAAGAGAAGTGGCCCGAG GTGGATGACGACAGCATCGATGATCTGGGCGAGGTGAAGAAGTGA